In a single window of the Luteibaculum oceani genome:
- a CDS encoding CHASE domain-containing protein, producing the protein MAIISLTIGNKKELILGPSGFLEVKLFSIDNLFNTESRQFNGEIISRSSLTYTRKEFNDSLYTVNSKFQVYLPNDTPIFSKTKEYIVNGNGRLSPSFNSGDVGYVFGPPKNLMADSFLYWHVNYNQPIWMHYVKTENVFETPAKRYEAYFKADQTKDLTGLPHVPDKYGVNLDVFLQIWVDEDSGELVKYEDFANAWYYDQKTGKRLFPWNSFHNEFQNSEVLRRIDQIQENKNISLLFQVIIPLTIFMLILIAWLLQYRKIRWFFAKYSPYIIAGLILIAGISFSVIAVNNYWKNQYASKVQNADSQGREIISSIQREMKLCGETLEFLTYQFKQADTITYGEFEQQAKRLIARSGAIFALSWIKKLSEQQKIRAEKLDTSFRVFKRNKDGSFSPNLNAAPYFPVYYIYPTEDNQKAWGYDIGSRPQTRQAILTADKTGSATLTPSLILVQEDDLTKKSVILVSPIKDNNDSLTGTVNAVVPIEKLIQSSLYRFSLPDDFKITIKDITNGITDTLTQVQRGNITGGVRFSKSIPLKGRIWNLEFIYPSSIFNSIGFIILLMGIIISVGISTLARRELSGKSKQLYSAEETIQQYNKELEVKNSELKQFIYAASHDLQEPIRTIRSFVDLIRTEENARISENARTYLKFVNAHVNKMHDLVQSLAQYIRIGNNVEFDQVDMFQIVQVTMVKLRRQIEEMAPSVILSELPVIHGFKDEMEILWLQLIRNALQYSDNKKPLVIEIGYNESPHDYRFFIRDNGIGIPPQYHTRIFEVFRRLNLNEEYDGSGIGLSICKKILHHHKGDIWVDSSENQGATFYFTIPKT; encoded by the coding sequence ATGGCGATTATTTCGCTGACCATTGGAAACAAAAAAGAGCTAATACTGGGCCCTTCTGGATTCCTGGAGGTTAAGTTATTTTCAATAGACAACCTATTTAACACAGAATCCAGACAGTTTAATGGGGAAATAATTTCGAGATCCTCCTTAACCTATACTCGCAAGGAGTTCAACGATTCCTTGTATACCGTCAACTCAAAGTTTCAAGTTTACCTTCCGAATGACACCCCCATTTTTTCAAAAACCAAGGAATACATTGTAAATGGTAACGGTCGACTAAGCCCTAGTTTTAATAGTGGGGATGTTGGGTATGTATTCGGTCCACCCAAGAACCTAATGGCTGATAGCTTCTTGTACTGGCATGTAAACTACAATCAGCCAATCTGGATGCATTACGTTAAAACGGAAAATGTATTCGAGACCCCTGCTAAGCGGTATGAGGCCTACTTTAAGGCAGATCAAACCAAGGATTTAACTGGATTACCACATGTGCCGGACAAATACGGCGTTAACCTGGATGTTTTCCTTCAGATTTGGGTAGATGAGGATAGCGGGGAGTTAGTAAAGTACGAAGACTTTGCTAATGCATGGTACTACGACCAAAAAACTGGCAAAAGGCTATTTCCTTGGAATTCATTCCATAATGAGTTTCAAAACTCCGAAGTACTTCGGCGCATCGATCAAATTCAGGAAAACAAGAATATATCCCTGTTATTTCAGGTTATTATCCCCCTTACTATATTCATGTTAATATTAATAGCGTGGTTATTACAATACAGGAAAATTAGGTGGTTTTTTGCTAAATACTCACCCTACATAATAGCCGGACTTATATTAATTGCTGGGATATCTTTTTCCGTAATAGCAGTAAACAATTACTGGAAAAACCAATATGCTTCCAAAGTCCAAAATGCAGATAGCCAGGGTCGAGAAATAATATCATCCATACAACGTGAAATGAAATTATGCGGGGAAACATTGGAGTTTCTCACCTATCAATTTAAACAAGCTGACACGATAACTTATGGGGAATTTGAGCAGCAAGCAAAAAGACTAATAGCTAGATCTGGCGCCATATTTGCACTTTCTTGGATTAAAAAATTAAGTGAGCAACAAAAAATAAGGGCAGAAAAACTGGATACAAGTTTTAGAGTATTTAAAAGAAATAAAGATGGTTCTTTCTCTCCTAATTTAAACGCAGCTCCATACTTCCCTGTGTACTACATATATCCAACGGAGGATAATCAAAAAGCATGGGGATATGACATTGGTTCCCGCCCTCAAACGCGGCAGGCTATTTTAACAGCAGATAAAACCGGGTCTGCCACACTTACTCCTTCTCTTATCCTAGTTCAGGAGGATGACTTGACCAAAAAATCGGTTATTCTAGTTTCGCCCATCAAGGATAATAACGACAGCCTGACGGGTACAGTTAATGCTGTAGTCCCAATAGAAAAACTTATACAATCCTCCTTATACAGATTCTCCCTACCCGATGATTTTAAAATAACCATTAAAGACATTACAAATGGAATTACTGACACCCTTACCCAGGTTCAGCGGGGTAATATCACCGGAGGGGTCCGCTTTTCGAAAAGTATTCCCTTAAAGGGAAGGATTTGGAATTTAGAATTCATTTATCCTTCCTCTATATTTAATTCTATTGGTTTTATTATCCTCCTTATGGGAATAATTATCTCCGTTGGAATAAGCACACTTGCAAGAAGAGAATTATCTGGAAAATCGAAACAGTTGTACAGTGCAGAGGAAACCATACAGCAGTACAACAAGGAACTCGAGGTTAAGAATAGTGAGTTAAAACAATTTATTTATGCCGCTAGTCACGATCTCCAAGAACCTATTAGAACCATAAGGAGCTTTGTAGACCTCATCCGAACTGAGGAAAATGCCAGAATTTCGGAGAATGCTAGAACCTACCTAAAATTTGTGAATGCTCATGTAAACAAAATGCATGATTTGGTGCAAAGCTTGGCACAATACATCAGAATAGGAAACAATGTAGAATTTGACCAAGTCGATATGTTTCAAATTGTTCAGGTTACCATGGTTAAACTACGAAGACAAATTGAAGAAATGGCTCCTTCAGTTATTTTAAGTGAACTTCCGGTTATTCATGGTTTTAAGGATGAAATGGAAATTCTTTGGCTTCAATTAATTCGAAATGCCCTTCAATATTCCGATAATAAAAAACCTCTGGTTATAGAAATTGGCTACAACGAGTCTCCTCACGATTACAGGTTTTTCATACGTGATAATGGAATCGGAATTCCTCCACAATATCATACCCGTATTTTTGAGGTTTTCAGGAGGTTAAATCTTAACGAAGAATACGATGGAAGCGGTATAGGTTTATCCATTTGTAAAAAAATTCTACACCACCACAAAGGGGATATTTGGGTTGATTCGTCCGAAAACCAAGGCGCGACCTTTTATTTTACCATTCCAAAGACCTAA
- a CDS encoding acyl-CoA thioesterase, whose amino-acid sequence MRFHTRKWVKPEDLNPNESLFGGRLLQWIDEEAALYAIVQLENKRVVTKFMSEINFISSAKQGDIVEIGIVPTTFGKSSITLRCEVRNMVSRQPILTIEKLVMVNLDEEGNPAPHGKTKVEFVKDRVDRN is encoded by the coding sequence ATGAGATTTCACACCAGAAAATGGGTAAAACCAGAGGATTTAAATCCCAATGAAAGCTTATTTGGGGGAAGATTACTTCAATGGATAGATGAAGAGGCGGCCTTATACGCAATTGTTCAGCTTGAGAACAAAAGGGTTGTAACCAAATTTATGTCGGAAATAAACTTTATAAGTTCGGCTAAACAAGGCGACATCGTTGAGATTGGTATTGTTCCCACCACCTTTGGAAAGTCCTCTATAACGCTGAGATGCGAAGTAAGAAACATGGTCTCCAGACAACCTATACTAACCATAGAAAAGTTGGTAATGGTAAATCTAGATGAGGAGGGAAATCCTGCGCCTCATGGAAAAACTAAGGTTGAGTTTGTAAAGGACAGAGTAGATAGAAACTAA
- a CDS encoding tetratricopeptide repeat protein, whose protein sequence is MKSKFLLLIGLQLLGFIGVAQTPKFELKKGNEAYKSGDFDKALDQYNSLSTVDEVAEAAAFNKGNAFYQKEDFENASTAFTAAASEASDKNIKAKAYYNLGNTQLKMKKLEESLKSYKEALKLNPNDEDARYNYSLVKKLLQQQQQQQNKEQEKKEEEKKDQEQNQDQNQENKEQQDQQKEQDQQDNDQKQEEQQQQQQEQQQQQQQQQQQQQMKRKNAENLLDALNQQEKGVQRKVNKAKGKSAKVNIEKDW, encoded by the coding sequence ATGAAAAGTAAATTCTTACTGTTAATCGGATTACAATTGCTTGGCTTTATTGGAGTTGCCCAAACCCCGAAATTTGAATTAAAAAAGGGAAACGAGGCATATAAGTCTGGAGATTTTGACAAGGCCTTAGACCAATACAATTCACTTTCTACGGTAGATGAAGTTGCGGAAGCAGCAGCTTTTAATAAAGGAAATGCATTTTACCAGAAAGAAGACTTTGAAAACGCCTCAACCGCCTTTACTGCAGCTGCAAGCGAAGCTTCAGATAAAAATATAAAGGCAAAAGCCTATTACAATTTGGGGAACACCCAGTTAAAGATGAAAAAGCTGGAGGAAAGCCTTAAATCCTACAAGGAGGCACTAAAATTAAACCCAAACGACGAGGACGCTCGATATAACTACAGCTTGGTGAAGAAATTGCTTCAGCAACAGCAACAGCAACAAAATAAAGAGCAGGAAAAAAAGGAAGAAGAGAAAAAAGATCAGGAGCAAAATCAGGATCAAAACCAGGAGAATAAAGAACAGCAAGACCAACAAAAAGAACAGGATCAGCAGGATAACGACCAAAAACAAGAAGAGCAACAACAGCAGCAACAAGAACAGCAGCAACAACAGCAACAGCAACAGCAACAGCAGCAGATGAAGAGAAAAAATGCTGAAAATCTGTTAGATGCCTTAAATCAACAAGAAAAAGGTGTTCAGAGAAAAGTAAATAAGGCTAAAGGCAAGTCTGCTAAAGTTAATATTGAGAAAGATTGGTAG
- a CDS encoding arsenosugar biosynthesis-associated peroxidase-like protein: MDKYYDPKDLKKFKDIAEFEPELAEKFFDWYGSVFKPGALTAREKSLIALAVAHAVQCPYCIDAYTDSSLQKGATEAQMMEAVHVAGAIKGGAAMVHGVQMMKKVKSLEM; this comes from the coding sequence ATGGATAAGTACTACGACCCCAAGGACCTTAAAAAGTTTAAGGATATAGCAGAATTTGAGCCAGAGCTGGCTGAGAAGTTTTTTGATTGGTATGGATCTGTATTTAAGCCAGGAGCGTTAACAGCGAGGGAGAAATCACTAATTGCATTAGCGGTTGCTCATGCCGTGCAATGTCCATACTGTATTGATGCCTATACCGATTCATCCCTTCAAAAAGGAGCAACTGAAGCGCAAATGATGGAAGCGGTGCATGTTGCCGGAGCCATTAAGGGTGGAGCAGCTATGGTACACGGGGTTCAAATGATGAAAAAAGTAAAATCACTGGAGATGTAA
- a CDS encoding tetratricopeptide repeat protein translates to MVREITSLVAFYLCLPLLFAGESADERFKEANDLYKTEEYSEAIKAYESLIEDQSNNVALFYNLGNSYYKTQNLGKAILYYEKALKLNPDYEKAAYNLKLANARVADRVESSPSIAFYNKWNKFLLSIGSGSFAFVAILFSVLIGLGIFLFITGKSVSSRKTGFALGIVSFIGFGLFVFLSISAATYTNRSPEGIILTKKVDIKTEPKADANTAFVLHEGAKVSISSNLDGWVEIKIANGNMGWIKSQDLGKI, encoded by the coding sequence ATGGTTAGAGAAATTACAAGCCTAGTCGCCTTTTATTTATGTCTGCCTTTGCTTTTTGCCGGTGAATCTGCTGATGAACGATTTAAGGAGGCTAATGATTTATATAAAACCGAGGAATACAGTGAAGCCATAAAAGCATACGAGTCGCTTATTGAAGACCAAAGCAATAATGTTGCTTTATTCTACAACCTTGGTAATTCCTATTATAAAACGCAAAACTTAGGAAAGGCCATCCTGTATTATGAGAAAGCACTAAAGCTTAACCCGGATTACGAAAAAGCAGCATACAATTTAAAACTTGCAAATGCTCGAGTTGCCGACAGAGTTGAAAGTAGTCCTAGTATCGCATTTTACAATAAGTGGAATAAATTCCTCTTATCTATTGGCTCTGGAAGCTTTGCTTTTGTGGCAATATTATTTTCTGTTTTAATTGGGTTGGGCATTTTCTTATTTATCACAGGAAAATCAGTTTCAAGTCGAAAAACTGGCTTTGCATTGGGAATTGTCTCATTTATAGGTTTTGGACTTTTCGTTTTCCTCAGCATTTCTGCAGCTACCTATACCAATCGATCTCCAGAAGGTATTATCCTTACTAAAAAAGTGGATATAAAAACCGAACCCAAAGCAGATGCTAATACTGCTTTTGTATTACACGAAGGAGCCAAAGTGAGCATAAGTTCTAATTTGGATGGCTGGGTAGAGATAAAAATAGCCAATGGCAATATGGGCTGGATAAAATCTCAGGATTTAGGTAAAATCTAA
- a CDS encoding SDR family NAD(P)-dependent oxidoreductase, translated as MKKLLIVGASHGIGAAIFNEIKEEYEVITISREEPEYLGDSTHHKLDIIKDELPEISKLDALIYCPGSINLKPIRSLDEADFKADFEINVLGAVKTIKHYFKALKKGENSSILLFSTVAVAQGMPFHASVAASKAAVEGLGRSLAAEFAPTIRVNTIAPTVTDTPLASSLLRNEEAYEKLGARHPMKRVIQSEEIAALAAFLISSKAKNITGQTLRVDGGLSTIKL; from the coding sequence ATGAAAAAACTACTCATTGTAGGGGCCTCCCACGGGATTGGTGCTGCTATTTTCAATGAAATAAAGGAAGAGTACGAAGTTATTACCATAAGTAGAGAGGAACCCGAATATCTGGGTGATTCGACGCATCACAAGTTGGACATAATCAAGGACGAACTACCTGAAATTTCAAAGCTAGACGCCTTGATTTATTGTCCAGGTTCTATCAATTTAAAGCCTATCAGAAGTTTAGATGAAGCAGACTTTAAAGCTGATTTTGAAATCAATGTACTGGGCGCGGTAAAAACCATCAAACACTATTTCAAGGCACTTAAGAAGGGAGAAAACAGCTCCATTCTGCTCTTTAGCACAGTGGCGGTGGCACAGGGTATGCCTTTCCACGCATCAGTTGCCGCTTCCAAAGCTGCGGTTGAAGGATTGGGCAGGTCTTTGGCCGCAGAATTTGCCCCTACTATTAGGGTAAACACGATTGCTCCAACAGTTACAGATACTCCATTAGCCTCTTCCCTCCTACGGAATGAAGAAGCCTACGAGAAATTAGGTGCTAGACATCCAATGAAACGGGTTATCCAAAGTGAGGAAATTGCCGCTCTAGCTGCCTTTTTAATTTCATCTAAAGCAAAAAATATAACCGGACAGACACTGAGAGTTGATGGTGGCCTATCCACAATTAAACTCTAG
- a CDS encoding SRPBCC family protein codes for MIQFSSHSGIYTLQTKLVIPISIDEAWEFFSSPKNLAKITPEHMGFKITSKITESMFPGQIISYRIGLLPGIKSNWVTEITHVSKPNFFVDEQRFGPYAMWHHEHHFEEHENGVLMTDRVSYKLPLGALGRLFHPLLIKPQLKKIFEYRTQVLIKKFKST; via the coding sequence ATGATTCAGTTTTCTTCACACTCCGGAATTTACACGCTGCAAACGAAACTTGTTATTCCAATTTCCATTGATGAAGCTTGGGAATTCTTCTCATCACCGAAAAATCTCGCTAAAATCACCCCTGAACACATGGGTTTTAAAATCACCTCCAAAATAACGGAGTCCATGTTTCCAGGACAAATTATTTCCTACCGAATAGGATTACTACCGGGAATTAAAAGCAACTGGGTTACGGAGATAACTCATGTCAGTAAACCCAATTTTTTCGTAGACGAACAAAGATTTGGTCCCTATGCCATGTGGCATCACGAGCACCATTTTGAGGAACACGAAAATGGAGTTCTAATGACCGACCGAGTGTCGTACAAACTGCCTTTAGGGGCTTTGGGACGACTTTTTCATCCTTTGCTAATCAAACCTCAGTTGAAGAAAATTTTTGAATACAGAACACAGGTATTAATCAAAAAATTTAAGTCCACATGA
- the arsS gene encoding arsenosugar biosynthesis radical SAM (seleno)protein ArsS (Some members of this family are selenoproteins.), whose protein sequence is MIKSLSARQHELARAIKQVGVLSENKSKMTPFELKLGEQGLFPLKPTELEIFQMNLGKMCNQVCAHCHVDAGPDRKEIMTKETMDQCIEVLRNTKVNTVDLTGGAPEMNPNFRYLVEQVSDLGIHIIDRCNLTIIVANKKYHDLPEFLAKHKVEVVSSMPHYTPGKTDRQRGDGVFDRSIKALQMLNEAGYGMEGSGLELNLVYNPSGAFLPGDQDEMEAEFKHNLRRDFGIEFNKLFAITNLPISRFLDFLLQKELFEDYMERLIDAYNPAAANSVMCRNTLSISWDGYLYDCDFNQMLELKVDSEANHISNFDLKSLNSREIILNQHCYGCTAGAGSSCGGQTA, encoded by the coding sequence ATGATCAAATCTCTTTCTGCAAGACAACACGAATTGGCAAGAGCCATTAAGCAAGTTGGTGTATTGTCTGAAAACAAATCTAAAATGACGCCTTTCGAGCTCAAATTGGGTGAACAGGGATTGTTTCCTTTAAAACCCACTGAGTTAGAAATATTTCAAATGAACCTTGGTAAAATGTGCAACCAGGTTTGTGCCCACTGCCACGTGGACGCGGGTCCAGATCGCAAGGAAATAATGACCAAGGAAACCATGGATCAGTGTATTGAGGTGCTTAGAAATACCAAGGTAAATACGGTGGATTTAACTGGAGGGGCTCCGGAAATGAATCCAAACTTCCGCTACTTGGTGGAACAAGTGTCAGACCTTGGGATTCACATCATAGATCGTTGTAACCTTACCATCATAGTTGCAAACAAGAAATACCATGATTTACCTGAATTTCTTGCGAAACACAAGGTAGAAGTGGTGTCGTCTATGCCACATTATACACCAGGCAAGACGGATAGACAGCGTGGAGATGGTGTTTTTGATAGATCCATAAAAGCTTTGCAAATGCTTAATGAAGCTGGATATGGAATGGAGGGTAGTGGTTTGGAATTAAACTTGGTTTACAATCCAAGTGGAGCCTTTCTTCCAGGCGACCAGGATGAAATGGAGGCTGAGTTTAAACACAACCTTCGTAGAGATTTTGGAATAGAGTTCAACAAACTTTTTGCAATTACCAATCTTCCAATAAGCCGTTTTCTAGATTTCCTTTTGCAAAAGGAACTTTTCGAAGACTATATGGAGCGATTGATTGATGCGTATAATCCAGCTGCTGCGAATTCGGTAATGTGTAGAAATACCCTATCAATTAGTTGGGACGGGTATCTATACGATTGTGATTTTAATCAAATGTTAGAATTAAAAGTGGATTCAGAAGCGAATCACATTAGTAATTTTGACTTAAAATCGTTAAATTCGAGGGAGATCATTTTAAATCAACACTGTTACGGTTGCACAGCTGGGGCAGGTTCTAGTTGTGGTGGCCAAACAGCTTAG
- a CDS encoding BatD family protein, whose amino-acid sequence MLGQLGFGQDFRASVSQNPVSVGSRFTLSFTLENTSGEITPPPISDFRIIFGPSQSSNFSFINGKSSRTTTISYVMLAEEEGTFTIPAATANTKDGVLKTDPIKLEVVKGNNNTAQSSSSKPQSSSQTPSVKGNGNVIIQIAPSKTTAHIGEPITVSYILYSRYSQLELGETDYPALSGFWVENINLGSVQWDDNLATINGNKYRRAVIKKQLLYPQRSGELEIPSFTQNVVVNRSFFNPGSRVSANSNAVKIRVKPYPSSAPGNFSNISGKFRIVSGISNQKVDVNEAVTYTLKISGQGNLKLLNPPEINFPSDFEVYEPKTNDNIRVNADGISGYREWEYIIIPRYPGDYKIPKVSFSYFDLNSKNYKTISTSEIDLLVEGSAISNTNGTVVNPKTDVALLNEDIRFIDIHWDSNFVKQKFGATRGLFWILSTAIILIFLLIALKVKKDQSLKQNQKEYKRKKASKLADKKLAKAKKHLSQKDQAGFYIEIISAIHGYIQDKFGFSKTDLSRNTLKEKLLAKGAAEEEINRLQELIDDCDMARYAPSANVNMESTYERAKATLQWLEKLQA is encoded by the coding sequence TTGTTAGGACAACTGGGTTTTGGACAGGATTTCAGGGCTTCGGTAAGTCAAAATCCTGTTTCAGTTGGAAGTAGGTTTACCCTGAGTTTTACCCTAGAAAACACCTCCGGTGAAATTACACCACCCCCTATTTCGGATTTTCGCATCATTTTCGGCCCTTCCCAATCGAGTAATTTTTCATTCATTAATGGTAAGTCTAGCAGAACAACTACCATCTCCTACGTAATGTTGGCTGAGGAAGAAGGCACCTTCACCATTCCTGCTGCAACCGCCAATACTAAAGACGGGGTGCTAAAAACTGACCCCATAAAACTTGAAGTTGTAAAGGGCAACAACAACACTGCTCAAAGCAGCTCCTCAAAACCTCAGAGTAGTTCGCAAACGCCTTCTGTAAAAGGAAATGGAAATGTTATTATTCAAATAGCACCATCCAAAACCACAGCACATATAGGTGAACCCATAACCGTAAGCTACATTTTATATTCCAGATATAGTCAACTTGAATTGGGCGAAACAGATTACCCTGCCCTTTCGGGGTTTTGGGTCGAAAACATCAATTTGGGGTCGGTACAGTGGGATGATAATTTAGCCACCATTAACGGCAACAAATACCGAAGAGCGGTTATAAAAAAACAACTTCTTTACCCACAGCGATCCGGAGAACTTGAAATTCCATCCTTTACACAGAATGTGGTCGTTAATCGCTCTTTTTTCAATCCTGGAAGTAGAGTAAGTGCTAATAGTAACGCGGTTAAAATTAGGGTAAAGCCATACCCCTCCAGTGCACCAGGTAATTTCTCAAATATATCTGGGAAATTCAGAATTGTCTCTGGTATTTCCAATCAGAAGGTTGATGTTAACGAGGCTGTTACCTACACCTTAAAAATTAGTGGACAAGGTAATCTTAAACTACTCAACCCACCAGAAATCAATTTCCCTTCAGATTTTGAGGTGTACGAACCTAAAACCAATGATAATATAAGAGTAAACGCGGATGGTATTTCAGGTTATAGAGAATGGGAATACATAATAATCCCAAGGTATCCTGGAGATTACAAAATACCTAAAGTAAGTTTTAGCTATTTCGATTTAAATAGCAAAAACTATAAAACAATCAGCACTAGCGAGATAGACCTATTGGTTGAAGGTTCGGCTATAAGTAATACCAATGGAACGGTTGTGAATCCAAAAACCGATGTGGCCCTATTGAATGAAGACATAAGATTTATTGACATTCATTGGGATTCGAATTTTGTAAAACAGAAATTTGGGGCAACTAGAGGCCTATTCTGGATTCTAAGCACAGCGATAATCTTAATCTTCTTGCTAATTGCCTTAAAGGTCAAAAAAGACCAATCACTCAAACAAAACCAAAAAGAATACAAGCGTAAAAAGGCTAGCAAGCTTGCGGATAAAAAACTTGCAAAAGCCAAAAAGCATTTGTCACAAAAAGACCAAGCTGGTTTCTATATAGAGATTATTTCTGCCATTCACGGGTATATCCAAGATAAGTTTGGGTTTAGCAAAACCGACTTATCAAGGAATACCCTCAAAGAAAAACTCCTTGCTAAAGGAGCAGCGGAGGAAGAAATAAATCGATTACAAGAGTTGATAGATGATTGCGATATGGCACGTTATGCGCCATCGGCCAATGTTAACATGGAATCTACGTACGAACGAGCAAAAGCTACTTTACAATGGTTAGAGAAATTACAAGCCTAG
- the rmuC gene encoding DNA recombination protein RmuC — protein sequence MEMFIVGLIGLAIGIVGGYFLAKALLANKFVVPDNTAEKELLRKAEQQVETIQNEVNLLRENNLALTAEKATLEATNKSLAQKLEDQKSELSDLNQRFKNEFQVLANQILEEKSKKFVDINNEKIGSILEPLKEKIQHFEKQVNEAYRNETREKATLKAELDKIVEMNRKMSQDAERLTNALKGDSKIQGDWGEVQLELILERAGLEKGTHYETQSNLKSEDGKNLRPDYLIKLPEGKHLILDSKVSLTAYERYFNSDESERATHLKDHLTSLTNHITSLSAKNYQNLDVTQPDYVMLFVPLEPALTLALKENPRLFDLALEKNIVLVTTSTLLATLRTIAFIWKQDNQQKNVAKIAKESGLLYDKFVGFVEDLKNVGHKIRGAQEEYGKAMNKLTEGRGNLVKKAESLKKLGAKTSKSMDDRILERSIDELD from the coding sequence ATGGAAATGTTTATTGTTGGCCTAATAGGCCTCGCCATCGGAATTGTTGGTGGGTATTTTTTAGCTAAAGCTTTACTCGCTAATAAATTTGTAGTTCCAGACAATACAGCTGAAAAGGAATTATTGCGCAAGGCAGAGCAGCAGGTGGAAACCATCCAAAATGAAGTTAATCTCCTAAGAGAAAATAACTTAGCCCTTACCGCAGAAAAGGCCACTCTTGAAGCTACAAACAAATCCCTAGCTCAAAAACTTGAGGATCAAAAGTCAGAACTAAGCGATTTAAATCAGAGGTTTAAAAATGAGTTCCAGGTATTAGCCAATCAGATTCTTGAGGAAAAAAGCAAAAAATTTGTAGACATCAACAATGAGAAAATTGGATCTATCCTTGAGCCTCTTAAGGAGAAAATTCAGCATTTTGAAAAGCAGGTGAATGAGGCCTACAGGAATGAAACTCGAGAAAAGGCCACTCTAAAAGCTGAGCTTGACAAGATTGTTGAGATGAATAGAAAGATGTCTCAGGATGCTGAAAGGTTAACCAATGCCTTAAAAGGAGACAGTAAAATTCAGGGAGACTGGGGAGAAGTTCAGTTGGAGCTAATTTTAGAACGAGCAGGATTAGAAAAAGGCACCCATTATGAAACGCAATCTAATCTTAAGAGCGAAGATGGGAAAAACCTTCGTCCTGATTATTTGATAAAACTTCCAGAAGGGAAACATCTTATCCTAGATTCCAAGGTTTCTTTAACTGCATACGAAAGGTATTTTAACTCTGACGAATCTGAAAGGGCAACGCATTTAAAAGACCACCTTACCAGTTTAACCAATCATATAACCAGTCTTTCGGCAAAAAACTATCAGAACCTAGATGTTACTCAGCCAGATTATGTAATGCTCTTTGTGCCCCTTGAACCGGCATTAACACTGGCGCTAAAAGAAAATCCACGTTTATTTGATTTAGCCTTAGAAAAGAACATTGTTCTAGTTACCACCTCTACCCTTTTGGCGACCTTAAGAACCATAGCATTTATTTGGAAACAAGACAATCAGCAAAAAAACGTTGCAAAAATTGCTAAGGAAAGTGGTTTACTGTACGATAAATTTGTTGGCTTCGTAGAGGATCTAAAAAACGTAGGACATAAAATAAGAGGCGCACAAGAAGAATACGGTAAAGCAATGAATAAACTTACCGAAGGCCGCGGAAACTTGGTTAAAAAGGCGGAAAGCCTCAAAAAATTAGGTGCAAAAACCTCCAAGTCTATGGACGATAGAATTCTTGAGCGATCAATAGACGAATTGGACTAA
- a CDS encoding flavin reductase family protein, whose translation MTRSIDSSEIKDMNKIFRLNLINSVTGFKSANLVGTTDKNGQDNLAVFSSVTHLGSNPAFVGLIVRPNVVPRHTYQNILETGKYTINAITNEMKARAHFTSAKFEKYQSEFDTCGFGREFSQDFLAPFVRESPIKMALSLKDDILIKANSTRLIVGEVEKIIIDDSFLHSNGMLDLARMDIQTISGLNRYHNTDKGAIFPYARPTEIPEFNYHEAIV comes from the coding sequence ATGACCAGATCCATAGATTCCTCGGAGATTAAAGACATGAATAAGATATTCAGACTAAATCTCATTAACAGTGTTACCGGTTTTAAATCGGCAAATTTGGTAGGAACCACAGACAAGAATGGCCAGGATAATTTGGCTGTTTTTTCCTCAGTTACCCACCTAGGTTCCAACCCAGCTTTTGTAGGCCTTATCGTACGTCCAAATGTGGTACCCCGGCATACCTATCAAAACATTCTGGAAACGGGTAAATACACTATTAACGCCATTACAAATGAAATGAAGGCTAGAGCTCATTTCACCTCGGCTAAATTCGAAAAATACCAATCGGAATTTGATACCTGTGGTTTTGGCAGAGAGTTTTCACAGGACTTTCTAGCACCTTTTGTTAGAGAATCCCCGATAAAAATGGCACTAAGCCTAAAGGACGATATACTCATTAAAGCAAACAGTACTCGTTTGATAGTTGGAGAAGTTGAAAAAATCATAATCGACGATAGCTTTTTGCACAGCAATGGAATGCTGGATTTAGCAAGAATGGATATCCAAACTATTTCTGGGCTAAATCGCTACCATAACACAGATAAAGGAGCGATTTTCCCGTATGCCAGACCTACAGAAATTCCAGAATTCAATTACCATGAAGCCATTGTCTGA